The proteins below are encoded in one region of Phaeodactylum tricornutum CCAP 1055/1 chromosome 3, complete sequence:
- a CDS encoding predicted protein, with translation MNSTLPATDSDHPHVSVIVVGSGAPLQSMGWYHAVQLLDGRIPSAQLDHVVEPWWTCDEARGTLEYTAFADWQQTLQQRPGGGVQCWSHVADVPESTTPNVPRLVILSARTSENPRLLAECLRHLDCRAIFLEKPGAPTVRELQLMQTQAAAAGVKVYLGFNKNVSAYLTQTRLFAEHADEPVDVTFLHNNAYPNEPAALAECFERNAEGMLKNMAIHELAILATFYDVTVDNIASVHVDREFSLCQTLIGPSTGQSYTDFVKLRFRIVTWNGKSASIAADRCGGDDSVGIVTNSHATELARFIMPDADALAQIPMLAARYPGARPYFFTQDPDYRTLKERVVQYCLDGTPPHGVADLDIAITALQLAEYLTPILQAQLAESSA, from the coding sequence ATGAACTCCACGCTTCCCGCTACCGACTCGGATCACCCGCACGTATCCGTGATTGTCGTCGGCAGCGGCGCACCGTTACAGTCCATGGGATGGTACCACGCCGTCCAACTCCTGGACGGTCGCATCCCGTCCGCACAACTCGATCACGTCGTCGAGCCTTGGTGGACGTGCGACGAGGCCCGGGGGACTCTGGAATACACCGCTTTTGCCGATTGGCAACAGACACTCCAACAGCGTCCCGGTGGTGGCGTCCAGTGTTGGTCCCACGTCGCTGACGTACCGGAATCCACCACTCCCAACGTCCCCCGTCTCGTTATTCTCAGTGCGCGGACGAGCGAGAATCCAAGACTCTTGGCCGAGTGTCTGCGTCACCTCGACTGTCGCGCCATCTTTTTAGAAAAACCCGGTGCTCCCACCGTCCGAGAACTCCAACTCATGCAGACCCAAGCCGCAGCGGCGGGGGTCAAGGTCTACCTGGGATTCAACAAGAACGTCAGTGCGTACTTGACGCAAACGCGTCTCTTTGCAGAGCATGCCGACGAACCGGTCGACGTGACCTTTCTACACAACAACGCCTACCCCAACGAACCTGCGGCCTTGGCCGAATGCTTCGAACGCAACGCCGAAGGTATGCTCAAGAACATGGCCATTCACGAACTCGCCATACTTGCCACCTTTTACGACGTGACGGTCGACAACATTGCCTCCGTACACGTCGACCGTGAATTCTCTCTCTGCCAAACACTCATCGGACCTTCCACGGGACAATCCTACACCGACTTTGTCAAACTACGCTTCCGCATCGTCACATGGAACGGAAAATCCGCCAGTATTGCGGCCGATCGCTGCGGCGGCGACGATTCGGTCGGCATCGTGACCAACTCTCACGCCACCGAACTCGCACGCTTTATCATGCCCGATGCCGACGCCCTGGCCCAAATCCCCATGCTCGCCGCGCGCTACCCCGGGGCCCGGCCCTACTTTTTCACCCAGGATCCGGATTATCGTACCCTCAAGGAACGTGTCGTGCAATACTGTCTCGACGGGACCCCGCCCCATGGTGTCGCCGATTTGGACATTGCAATTACCGCCCTCCAACTCGCTGAATATCTCACACCTATCCTACAAGCACAGCTTGCGGAAAGCTCTGCCTAG
- the PGAM_3 gene encoding phosphoglycerate mutase codes for MGRRTTHRRLFPALALIFADLIMSTAYSLAWRTSAACWTTTTGTARSRSRIATTRKVRRSRPNPCNPRHPVAFSFFGTSTRRCRSSGSLYGEIDADAEGPDSPRADDRSRPPPPTTSSLSRSETLPPIPPNAHRVVLMRHGESEFNNANIFTGWCDVALTQRGVVEAVEAGQVFRSHELHFRKCYTSLLTRSIVTAHRSLEAAGVSYTPIVYDWRLNERHYGALQGLSKERTADRLGRTRVMKWRRSYEARPPLMQPGHPHYDTINQDPRYHTLTDLPLGESLEECQTRVVESWREIVADIAGELSRSDEDDSAVRDSPYSLVVAHANSLRALVMHLDDIPAHEIESLNIPTAIPFYYDVDVTTGAVLLASRDASASPDGQSDANRSGSHGGLGTGVFRGVYIADERKKRSFLERRRAANDPWLWALHDHQVERSMLVAPNEDNEEADLSADAEALEGMEQEAKQNTETHSVVSYW; via the exons ATGGGCAGGAGAACCACACATCGTAGATTGTTTCCCGCACTCGCTCTGATTTTCGCCGATTTGATCATGTCTACGGCGTATTCGTTGGCGTGGCGAACGTCCGCTGCGTGTTGGACGACTACCACCGGTACGGCGCGTTCACGGTCGCGGATTGCGACCACCAGAAAGGTGCGCCGGAGTCGTCCCAATCCCTGCAATCCGCGGCATCCCGTGGCATTCTCCTTTTTCGGCACGTCAActcgtcgttgtcggtcATCGGGAAGTCTGTACGGCGAGATTGATGCGGATGCGGAAGGACCAGATTCGCCTCGTGCGGACGATCGTTCCCgaccaccgccaccaacgACATCTTCGCTGAGCAGATCCGAAACTTTACCGCCCATTCCCCCCAACGCACACCGGGTTGTACTCATGCGGCACGGAGAAAGTGAATTCAACAACGCCAAC ATCTTTACCGGCTGGTGTGACGTTGCCTTGACACAGCGTGGGGTGGTGGAAGCCGTCGAAGCCGGCCAAGTCTTTCGTTCCCACGAACTACACTTTCGCAAGTGCTACACATCCTTACTCACCCGGTCCATTGTCACGGCACACCGTTCCCTCGAAGCCGCCGGCGTGTCCTACACACCCATTGTTTACGATTGGCGCCTCAACGAACGCCACTACGGCGCCCTCCAGGGTCTCTCCAAAGAGCGGACAGCCGATCGTCTAGGTCGTACACGAGTTATGAAATGGCGACGGTCCTACGAAGCCCGCCCCCCACTCATGCAGCCGGGTCATCCGCACTACGACACGATCAATCAAGATCCCCGCTACCACACATTGACCGATCTGCCTTTAGGAGAATCATTGGAAGAGTGTCAAACCCGAGTTGTGGAATCCTGGAGAGAGATTGTGGCGGATATTGCCGGAGAGTTATCGCGCTCCGACGAGGATGACAGTGCAGTCCGCGATTCGCCGTATTCCTTGGTCGTGGCGCACGCCAATTCCCTGCGGGCTTTGGTGATGCACTTGGATGACATTCCGGCGCACGAAATTGAAAGTCTCAACATACCCACCGCCATTCCGTTTTATTACGACGTGGATGTAACGACCGGTGCGGTCCTCTTGGCATCCCGAGATGCATCAGCATCACCGGATGGACAGAGCGATGCGAATCGCTCGGGGAGTCACGGAGGATTGGGTACGGGCGTGTTCCGTGGCGTGTATATTGCCGACGAGCGCAAAAAGCGGTCGTTTTTGGAACGTCGACGAGCGGCCAACGATCCGTGGTTGTGGGCGCTGCACGATCACCAAGTGGAACGGAGCATGCTGGTGGCACCCAATGAAGACAACGAGGAAGCCGACTTGTCCGCCGATgcggaagctttggaaggcATGGAACAGGAGGCCAAACAAAACACCGAGACGCATTCGGTGGTATCGTATTGGTAG